A part of Streptomyces sp. NBC_01497 genomic DNA contains:
- the fabF gene encoding beta-ketoacyl-ACP synthase II, with protein sequence MQSNQQVVVTGFGALTPVGNDRESTWQALLAGKSGVGPITRFNATGMQTSIAGEVTGFDPSELLDRKRERRSARFSQLAIAAAREAVEDAGLSIGTDGVDSRRVGVVVNNAVAGMDGVENAVDTMHLDPRKVNPYFVSSVIPNMPACEVAIDLGIRGPVTASALACASGIYALIEARRLILSGEADVVIAGGTDSAITPVMFTGLSNMGALSRRNDDPTHASRPFDADRDGFVFGEGAVVCVMESAEHARARGARAYAEVAGGALTSDAFHVSAPDPSGEGAMDAMRLALRASGTDAGDIDYICAHGTSTRINDLTETRAIREVYGSHAYDLAVSSPKSMVGHLIGAAGSLSAMVCALAIRDGIVPPTINLDNPGEECDLDYVPHTARQTEVRAAAVNAFGFGGQNCVAVLRAV encoded by the coding sequence GTGCAGAGCAATCAGCAAGTGGTGGTGACGGGCTTCGGCGCCCTCACCCCCGTCGGCAACGACCGGGAGAGCACCTGGCAGGCGCTCCTCGCGGGCAAGTCGGGTGTCGGACCCATCACCCGCTTCAACGCGACGGGCATGCAGACGAGCATCGCGGGCGAGGTCACCGGCTTCGACCCCTCCGAGCTGCTGGACCGCAAGCGGGAGCGCCGCTCGGCACGCTTCTCCCAGCTGGCGATCGCCGCGGCCCGCGAGGCCGTCGAGGACGCCGGGCTGAGCATCGGCACGGACGGCGTCGACTCGCGCCGCGTCGGTGTCGTCGTCAACAACGCGGTGGCGGGCATGGACGGCGTCGAGAACGCCGTGGACACCATGCACCTGGACCCGCGCAAGGTGAATCCGTACTTCGTCTCGTCGGTCATCCCGAACATGCCGGCCTGCGAGGTCGCCATCGACCTCGGCATCCGGGGCCCGGTGACCGCGAGCGCGCTCGCCTGCGCCAGCGGCATCTACGCGCTGATCGAGGCCCGCCGGCTGATCCTGTCCGGCGAGGCCGACGTGGTCATCGCGGGCGGCACCGACTCGGCGATCACCCCCGTCATGTTCACCGGCCTGTCCAACATGGGCGCGCTGTCCCGCCGCAACGACGACCCCACGCACGCGAGCCGCCCGTTCGACGCGGACCGCGACGGGTTCGTCTTCGGTGAGGGCGCGGTGGTGTGCGTGATGGAGTCCGCCGAGCACGCGAGGGCGCGCGGCGCCCGCGCGTACGCGGAGGTCGCGGGCGGCGCCCTGACCTCGGACGCCTTCCACGTCTCCGCCCCGGACCCGAGCGGCGAGGGCGCGATGGACGCGATGCGTCTCGCGCTGCGCGCCTCCGGCACCGACGCGGGCGACATCGACTACATCTGCGCGCACGGCACCAGCACCCGGATCAACGACCTGACGGAGACCCGCGCGATCCGAGAGGTCTACGGCTCCCACGCGTACGACCTGGCCGTCAGCTCGCCCAAGTCCATGGTGGGCCACCTGATCGGGGCGGCGGGCTCGCTCTCCGCCATGGTGTGCGCGCTCGCGATCAGGGACGGCATCGTGCCGCCCACGATCAACCTGGACAACCCCGGCGAGGAGTGCGACCTCGACTACGTGCCGCACACGGCCCGGCAGACCGAGGTGCGCGCCGCCGCGGTCAACGCGTTCGGCTTCGGCGGCCAGAACTGCGTCGCCGTACTGCGCGCGGTCTGA
- a CDS encoding SDR family NAD(P)-dependent oxidoreductase — protein sequence MGQLDGRTAIVTGGTSGIGLAAAQRFAAEGAHVFVTGRRQETLDAAVAAIGARATGVRGDVADLADLDRLYAAVARRGAGIDVLFANAGGGGFSTLEQVTERHFDETFNINVRGMLFTVQKALPQLNEGASVILTASNAASLGNEAFGVYAASKAAVRSFARTWANELKGRAIRVNSISPGTIDTPGIDGLAPDQEQADQLKSFLAGTIPLARVGRPEEVADAALFLASDQSTFITGTEMFVDGGRNQI from the coding sequence ATGGGACAGCTTGACGGCAGGACGGCCATCGTCACCGGTGGTACCAGCGGAATCGGCCTGGCCGCCGCACAGCGGTTCGCCGCGGAGGGCGCACACGTGTTCGTGACCGGCCGGCGCCAGGAGACGCTCGACGCGGCGGTGGCCGCCATCGGCGCACGGGCGACCGGCGTACGCGGTGACGTCGCGGACCTCGCCGACCTCGACAGGCTCTACGCGGCCGTCGCCCGACGGGGCGCGGGCATCGACGTGCTGTTCGCCAACGCCGGCGGCGGCGGCTTCTCCACACTGGAGCAGGTCACCGAGCGGCACTTCGACGAGACGTTCAACATCAACGTCAGGGGCATGCTGTTCACGGTGCAGAAGGCACTGCCGCAGCTCAACGAGGGTGCCTCCGTCATCCTCACTGCCTCGAACGCGGCGAGCCTGGGCAACGAGGCGTTCGGCGTCTACGCGGCGTCCAAGGCGGCGGTGCGCTCCTTCGCGCGCACCTGGGCCAACGAGCTCAAGGGACGGGCGATCAGGGTCAACAGCATCAGCCCCGGCACCATCGACACCCCGGGGATCGACGGTCTGGCACCCGACCAGGAGCAGGCGGACCAGCTCAAGAGCTTCCTGGCCGGCACCATCCCACTGGCCCGCGTCGGCCGCCCGGAGGAGGTCGCCGACGCGGCCCTCTTCCTCGCCTCGGACCAGAGCACCTTCATCACCGGTACGGAGATGTTCGTCGACGGCGGACGCAACCAGATCTGA
- a CDS encoding pseudouridine synthase: MVRRHRTPASPLPQRDGVDAVRVRLPADPEGRHGTVREYLSVRYGPAAGGERIEEMLREGRFVTADGRPVTPATPYTPGLYVFFHRDLPAEEPLPFAIRVVHRDERIVVADKPPFLATTPRGGHITRTAVALLRQALDLPELQPAHRLDRLTAGLVLFVVRPADRGAYQGLFAERRVRKEYEAVAAHDPALTLPRTVRSRIVKDRGVLAAYEVPGGVPNSETRVELAAHGGGFGGYRLTPATGRTHQLRVHMNALGLPLLHDPLYPVVRDAAPEDYDRPLQLLARALDFTDPLTGEPHSFTSGQRLARWPVAQ, encoded by the coding sequence GTGGTGCGCAGACACAGGACGCCGGCCTCGCCCCTGCCGCAGCGGGACGGCGTGGACGCCGTACGCGTGCGCCTGCCCGCCGATCCGGAGGGCCGCCACGGGACGGTACGGGAGTATCTGAGTGTCCGCTACGGACCGGCGGCGGGCGGCGAGCGGATCGAGGAGATGCTGCGCGAGGGCCGCTTCGTGACCGCCGACGGGCGGCCCGTCACACCCGCCACCCCGTACACGCCCGGCCTGTACGTGTTCTTCCACCGGGACCTGCCGGCCGAGGAGCCGCTGCCCTTCGCCATCCGCGTGGTCCACCGCGACGAGCGGATCGTGGTCGCGGACAAGCCCCCCTTCCTCGCCACGACACCGCGCGGCGGGCACATCACGCGTACGGCGGTGGCACTGCTGCGGCAGGCACTGGACCTGCCCGAACTCCAGCCGGCCCACCGGCTGGACCGCCTCACCGCAGGTCTGGTGCTGTTCGTGGTGCGCCCGGCGGACCGGGGCGCGTACCAGGGGCTGTTCGCCGAGCGGCGGGTGCGCAAGGAGTACGAGGCGGTCGCCGCCCATGATCCGGCGCTCACCCTTCCCCGCACCGTACGCAGCCGGATCGTGAAGGACCGCGGCGTGCTCGCGGCGTACGAGGTGCCGGGCGGTGTCCCCAACAGTGAGACGCGCGTCGAACTGGCCGCGCACGGCGGTGGGTTCGGCGGCTACCGGCTCACCCCGGCCACCGGCCGCACCCACCAGCTGCGGGTGCACATGAACGCACTCGGGCTGCCGCTGCTGCACGACCCGCTGTACCCCGTGGTCCGCGACGCGGCGCCGGAGGACTACGACCGGCCCCTTCAACTCCTCGCCAGGGCACTGGATTTCACTGATCCGCTGACGGGAGAGCCGCACTCCTTCACCAGCGGGCAGCGGCTGGCGCGGTGGCCCGTGGCCCAGTGA
- a CDS encoding MBL fold metallo-hydrolase, protein MTAGIEHLVTSGTFSLDGGTWDVENNVWIVGDDTEAIVIDAAHDAGAIKAALGTRTLRAVVCTHAHNDHVDAAPALSAATGAKVLLHPDDLPLWKLTHPDEAPDGDLSDGQTITVAGTDLTVLHTPGHAPGAVCLYAADLGTVFTGDTLFAGGPGATGRSFSDFPTIVDSISRRLLALPPETVVRTGHGDSTTIGAEAPHLDEWITRGH, encoded by the coding sequence ATGACCGCGGGCATCGAGCACCTGGTCACCTCCGGCACCTTCTCGCTCGACGGCGGCACCTGGGACGTCGAGAACAACGTGTGGATCGTCGGGGACGACACCGAGGCGATCGTCATCGACGCGGCACACGACGCCGGGGCGATCAAGGCCGCGCTGGGCACCCGTACGCTCAGGGCCGTGGTGTGCACCCACGCGCACAACGACCATGTCGACGCGGCTCCCGCCCTGTCGGCCGCCACCGGCGCCAAGGTGCTGCTGCACCCGGACGACCTGCCGCTGTGGAAGCTGACCCATCCCGACGAGGCGCCCGACGGCGACCTGAGCGACGGCCAGACCATCACGGTCGCGGGTACCGACCTGACGGTGCTGCACACTCCGGGCCACGCGCCGGGAGCGGTGTGCCTGTACGCGGCCGACCTGGGCACGGTGTTCACCGGCGACACACTCTTCGCCGGCGGCCCCGGCGCCACGGGGCGCTCCTTCTCGGACTTCCCGACGATCGTGGACTCCATCAGCCGGCGTCTGCTGGCCCTGCCGCCCGAGACGGTGGTGCGCACCGGGCACGGCGACTCCACCACGATCGGCGCCGAGGCCCCCCACCTCGACGAGTGGATCACGCGCGGTCACTAG
- a CDS encoding DMT family transporter: MISVLFAVLTAISNGSASVLQRRAAATVPDSDAMHLSLFRHLLKKKVWLAGIGLVIVAAVCQAVALATGPIAVVQPIFVIELPSTLIIAGYVFRSRLPRTAWYGVAAVTLGLALGMACAAPGGGRETVPGASWIPALIGTVLFEAVLITLAQRTRGNPRAALFGLAAACSYALTAALMKDAVARLADGDGIVKLFESWQLYATAVAGVGALFLLQNALQAGQLVASQPMLTLGDALISITYGVTLFGETLNTGWWLLPQLLALGLIAAGCVELARSPLASGNRPPKPRVV, from the coding sequence GTGATCAGTGTCCTCTTCGCCGTGCTGACGGCCATCAGCAACGGCTCAGCCTCGGTGCTGCAGCGCCGCGCCGCGGCGACGGTGCCCGACAGCGATGCCATGCACCTGTCCCTTTTCCGCCACCTGCTCAAGAAGAAGGTGTGGCTCGCGGGCATCGGCCTGGTGATCGTGGCAGCCGTCTGCCAGGCCGTGGCCCTCGCCACCGGGCCGATCGCGGTGGTGCAGCCGATCTTCGTGATCGAGCTGCCGTCGACACTGATCATCGCCGGGTACGTCTTCCGCTCCCGGCTCCCGCGCACGGCCTGGTACGGCGTCGCGGCCGTCACCCTCGGCCTCGCACTCGGGATGGCCTGCGCGGCGCCGGGCGGTGGCAGGGAGACCGTCCCGGGCGCCAGTTGGATTCCCGCGCTGATCGGCACGGTCCTCTTCGAGGCCGTGCTGATCACCCTCGCGCAACGCACCCGGGGCAACCCCAGGGCCGCCCTGTTCGGGCTCGCCGCCGCGTGCAGCTACGCGCTGACCGCGGCCCTGATGAAGGACGCCGTGGCGCGCCTGGCGGACGGCGACGGCATCGTGAAGCTGTTCGAGTCGTGGCAGCTGTACGCGACGGCCGTGGCGGGCGTGGGGGCGCTGTTCCTGCTGCAGAACGCCCTCCAGGCGGGTCAGCTGGTCGCCTCCCAGCCCATGCTGACCCTCGGCGACGCGCTCATCAGCATCACGTACGGGGTGACCCTGTTCGGCGAGACCCTGAACACCGGCTGGTGGCTGCTGCCCCAGCTGCTCGCGCTCGGACTGATCGCGGCCGGGTGCGTGGAACTCGCCAGATCACCGCTAGCGAGCGGCAACAGGCCACCGAAACCACGCGTCGTGTAG
- a CDS encoding S-(hydroxymethyl)mycothiol dehydrogenase produces the protein MAQRVRGVVAPGKNEPVRIETVIVPDPGPGEAVVKVQACGVCHTDLHYKQGGINDDFPFLLGHEAAGVVESVGEGVTEVAPGDFVVLNWRAVCGQCRACLRGRPWYCFNTHNAKQKMTLEDGTELTPALGIGAFAEKTLVAAGQCTKVDPEVSPAVAGLLGCGVMAGIGASINTGAVGRGDSVAVIGCGGVGDAAVLGARLAGAAKVIAVDIDDRKLAKAVEIGATHTVNSRSRDAVEAIRELTGGFGADVVIEAVGRPETYEQAFYARDLAGTVVLVGVPTPEMKIELPLLDVFGRGGSLKSSWYGDCLPSRDFPMLIDLHRQGRIDLGAFVTETIGLGDVEAAFARMHEGDVLRSVVEF, from the coding sequence ATGGCGCAGCGGGTGCGGGGTGTGGTGGCACCGGGCAAGAACGAGCCGGTGCGGATCGAGACGGTCATCGTGCCGGATCCGGGCCCGGGCGAGGCGGTGGTGAAGGTCCAGGCGTGCGGTGTGTGCCACACGGACCTGCACTACAAGCAGGGCGGGATCAACGACGACTTCCCCTTCCTGCTGGGCCACGAGGCCGCGGGCGTGGTCGAGTCGGTGGGGGAGGGCGTCACGGAGGTGGCGCCGGGCGACTTCGTGGTGCTGAACTGGCGTGCCGTGTGCGGCCAGTGCCGTGCCTGCCTGCGCGGCCGGCCCTGGTACTGCTTCAACACGCACAACGCGAAGCAGAAGATGACGCTGGAGGACGGCACGGAGCTGACGCCCGCGCTCGGTATCGGCGCGTTCGCGGAGAAGACGCTGGTGGCGGCCGGGCAGTGCACGAAGGTCGACCCCGAGGTCTCGCCCGCCGTGGCGGGTCTGCTGGGGTGCGGTGTGATGGCCGGTATCGGTGCGTCGATCAACACGGGCGCGGTCGGCCGGGGCGACTCGGTCGCGGTCATCGGCTGCGGCGGTGTCGGCGACGCCGCGGTGCTGGGCGCGCGTCTCGCGGGCGCGGCGAAGGTGATCGCCGTCGACATCGACGACCGCAAGCTCGCGAAGGCCGTCGAGATCGGCGCCACGCACACCGTCAACTCCCGTTCCAGGGACGCCGTGGAGGCGATCCGGGAGCTGACGGGCGGGTTCGGCGCGGACGTGGTCATCGAGGCGGTTGGGCGCCCGGAGACCTATGAACAGGCCTTCTACGCACGTGACTTGGCCGGTACGGTCGTGCTGGTCGGGGTACCCACGCCGGAGATGAAGATCGAGCTGCCCCTGCTCGACGTGTTCGGCCGGGGCGGCTCGCTGAAGTCGTCGTGGTACGGCGACTGCCTGCCCTCACGGGACTTCCCCATGCTGATCGACCTGCACCGCCAGGGCCGCATCGACCTCGGCGCGTTCGTGACGGAGACGATCGGACTGGGCGACGTGGAGGCCGCGTTCGCCCGGATGCACGAGGGTGACGTCCTGCGCTCGGTGGTGGAGTTCTGA
- a CDS encoding TIGR03620 family F420-dependent LLM class oxidoreductase, protein MELGRTGLWSIELRTADPVEIADAAAELDELGWGALWIPGLGGGDILGDAERLLRATRVTKVAVGVLSIWRHRAEDMAAGHARLGSAYGRRLLLGLGVSDPGTAEAAGSAFHPLADMGAYLDALDQAPVPVPRDERVMAALGPRMTRLAGRRTAGVHPFMVTPEHTAAARKHLGAGPLLAPYQAVVLESDPRRARAAAREFLGAFLTMDHYARSLLRQGFTEDDLADGGSDRLIDGVVARGDVDAIGERVRAHHDAGADHVCLHVVGAGSAVPLPQWRELAVLAR, encoded by the coding sequence ATGGAGTTGGGACGGACAGGGCTCTGGAGCATCGAGCTGCGGACAGCCGATCCGGTGGAGATCGCGGACGCCGCGGCGGAGCTGGACGAACTGGGCTGGGGTGCCCTGTGGATCCCGGGGCTGGGCGGCGGCGACATCCTGGGGGACGCGGAACGACTGCTGCGGGCCACCCGCGTGACGAAGGTGGCCGTCGGCGTCCTGAGCATCTGGCGCCACCGGGCCGAGGACATGGCCGCCGGACACGCGCGGCTGGGAAGCGCGTACGGCCGACGCCTGCTTCTCGGACTGGGCGTGAGCGATCCGGGGACCGCCGAGGCCGCGGGGAGCGCCTTCCACCCACTGGCCGACATGGGGGCCTACCTGGACGCACTCGACCAGGCCCCGGTCCCCGTGCCCCGGGACGAGCGCGTCATGGCCGCGCTCGGCCCCCGGATGACCCGGCTGGCGGGACGGCGCACGGCCGGGGTCCATCCCTTCATGGTCACGCCGGAGCACACGGCCGCCGCCAGGAAGCACCTCGGTGCGGGCCCGCTGCTGGCCCCCTACCAGGCGGTCGTGCTGGAGAGCGACCCACGCCGGGCCCGCGCCGCCGCCCGGGAGTTCCTCGGCGCGTTCCTGACGATGGACCACTACGCGAGGAGCCTGCTGCGCCAGGGGTTCACCGAGGACGACCTGGCGGACGGCGGCAGCGACCGTCTCATCGACGGTGTCGTCGCCCGGGGCGACGTGGACGCCATCGGCGAGCGCGTCCGCGCGCACCACGACGCCGGCGCGGACCACGTCTGCCTGCACGTGGTGGGGGCGGGCTCCGCCGTCCCGCTGCCCCAGTGGCGCGAGTTGGCCGTACTGGCCCGCTGA
- a CDS encoding class I adenylate-forming enzyme family protein, translating into MTDPDPAEAPGYDPAAYRAVFENRFTYWAGFARNTHRYARATAMYDPASGRGWTYAELGHEVERLAAGLAASGVRAGDLVAYQLFNTPEFALLYLATQRLGAVGSPVNFRLAPGETAHVLTTGRPRAFVYDTAVAENAGRALALAGHRPELIVHVASGDPDDAALPGSVALADLPARGEGRPALPEPDGGIYAETTRLYTSGTTGMPKGVPLNNATEVLSAHDVIMHFPLSPEDRTLNMTPWFHRGGLYAGGPNPVFYIGGETVPLRHFDAGTVLDLVQERGLTFLIGAPTNLERLADAQEAAPRDLSSLRGIVTMGAPLDRAACLRYQRVLTERIFNGYGTTEAFWNTFLRPADLPEHAGSAGRASTDDDVAVVKVYEDRRAAPDDLAAKNGQEIGEVIVRSPKSGYGYTGRPDEEAANFRDGWLYIGDLATWDADEYVTIVGRKDDMILSGGENVHPVQVEEVLGEHPGVADSAVVGLPDPEWGQLVTAYVVRRDPALTVEDCEKHCRSHPMLASYKRPRAYRFVEALPTTATGKKIHYRLREQVAADAAAGLIERVGR; encoded by the coding sequence ATGACCGACCCGGACCCCGCCGAGGCACCCGGCTACGACCCGGCCGCGTACCGCGCCGTGTTCGAGAACCGCTTCACGTACTGGGCGGGCTTCGCACGCAACACGCACCGGTACGCGCGCGCCACCGCGATGTACGACCCCGCGTCCGGTCGCGGCTGGACGTACGCGGAACTGGGCCACGAGGTCGAACGGCTGGCCGCGGGCCTCGCGGCGTCCGGGGTGCGCGCGGGCGACCTCGTCGCGTACCAGCTGTTCAACACCCCCGAGTTCGCGCTGCTGTACCTGGCGACGCAGCGGCTCGGCGCGGTGGGTTCGCCCGTCAACTTCCGGCTGGCACCGGGCGAGACCGCGCACGTGCTGACCACCGGCCGGCCGCGCGCCTTCGTGTACGACACGGCCGTCGCGGAGAACGCGGGCCGGGCGCTCGCTCTCGCCGGCCACCGTCCCGAGCTGATCGTGCACGTGGCCTCGGGCGATCCCGACGACGCGGCGCTGCCGGGCTCCGTGGCGCTCGCCGACCTGCCGGCGCGCGGCGAGGGCCGCCCCGCGCTGCCCGAGCCGGACGGCGGGATCTACGCGGAGACCACGCGCCTGTACACGTCGGGCACCACGGGCATGCCGAAGGGCGTGCCGCTGAACAACGCGACCGAGGTGCTCTCCGCGCACGACGTGATCATGCACTTCCCGCTCTCTCCCGAGGACCGCACGCTCAACATGACGCCGTGGTTCCACCGCGGCGGACTGTACGCGGGCGGCCCGAACCCGGTGTTCTACATCGGCGGCGAAACCGTCCCGTTGCGCCACTTCGACGCCGGGACGGTCCTCGACCTGGTGCAGGAGCGCGGCCTCACCTTCCTGATCGGCGCGCCGACGAACCTGGAGCGGCTCGCGGACGCGCAGGAGGCCGCGCCCCGCGACCTCTCCTCGCTGCGCGGCATCGTGACCATGGGCGCGCCGCTGGACCGGGCCGCGTGCCTGCGCTACCAGCGGGTGCTCACCGAGCGGATCTTCAACGGGTACGGCACGACGGAGGCGTTCTGGAACACGTTCCTGCGCCCCGCCGACCTGCCGGAGCACGCGGGCAGCGCGGGCCGCGCCTCCACTGACGACGACGTGGCCGTCGTGAAGGTCTACGAGGACCGCCGCGCCGCCCCCGACGACCTCGCGGCGAAGAACGGCCAGGAGATCGGCGAGGTCATCGTCCGCTCCCCCAAGTCGGGCTACGGCTACACGGGCCGGCCGGACGAGGAGGCGGCGAACTTCCGCGACGGCTGGCTGTACATCGGCGACCTCGCCACCTGGGACGCGGACGAGTACGTGACGATCGTCGGCCGCAAGGACGACATGATCCTCTCCGGCGGCGAGAACGTGCATCCGGTGCAGGTCGAGGAGGTACTGGGCGAGCACCCCGGCGTCGCCGACTCGGCCGTCGTGGGTCTGCCCGACCCCGAGTGGGGCCAGCTGGTCACCGCGTACGTGGTACGCCGGGACCCCGCCCTGACGGTCGAGGACTGCGAGAAGCACTGCCGCTCGCACCCGATGCTGGCCTCCTACAAACGGCCCCGGGCGTACCGCTTCGTGGAGGCGCTGCCCACGACGGCCACCGGCAAGAAGATCCACTACCGGCTGCGCGAGCAGGTCGCCGCGGACGCCGCGGCGGGCCTGATCGAGCGCGTCGGGCGCTGA
- a CDS encoding TetR/AcrR family transcriptional regulator, which yields MAGGRPRTFDHDTALDRALELFWRQGYEGTGTAELTKAMGIKNAPSLYNAFGNKEQLFRQVLDHYAEGPARYIREAFGRPTAREAVEALLHGAADATTHPDHPRGCITVQGALACSPGSRPARDELAARRAAGEAALHERLRGASESGELPAGADPQVLAAYFSTIYQGLAVQAAGGAAREQLHRIVDVAMTAWPRERPAA from the coding sequence ATGGCAGGGGGCAGGCCACGCACCTTCGACCACGACACGGCCCTCGACCGGGCCCTGGAACTCTTCTGGCGCCAGGGCTACGAGGGCACCGGGACCGCCGAACTCACCAAGGCGATGGGCATCAAGAACGCACCGAGCCTCTACAACGCCTTCGGCAACAAGGAGCAGCTGTTCCGCCAGGTCCTCGACCACTACGCCGAGGGCCCCGCACGGTACATCCGCGAGGCTTTCGGCCGTCCCACCGCACGAGAGGCCGTCGAGGCGCTGCTGCACGGAGCCGCCGACGCGACGACCCATCCCGACCACCCGCGCGGCTGCATCACGGTCCAGGGCGCTCTGGCGTGCTCGCCGGGTTCGCGGCCCGCGCGCGATGAACTGGCGGCGCGCCGGGCGGCCGGCGAGGCGGCCCTGCACGAGCGGCTGCGGGGGGCGAGCGAGAGCGGGGAGCTGCCGGCCGGCGCCGATCCCCAGGTGCTCGCCGCCTACTTCAGCACGATCTACCAGGGCCTGGCCGTCCAGGCCGCCGGTGGCGCGGCCCGCGAACAGCTGCACCGGATCGTCGATGTGGCCATGACGGCCTGGCCGCGGGAGCGCCCCGCGGCCTGA